The following are encoded in a window of Amaranthus tricolor cultivar Red isolate AtriRed21 chromosome 2, ASM2621246v1, whole genome shotgun sequence genomic DNA:
- the LOC130805262 gene encoding diacylglycerol O-acyltransferase 3, whose product MEVLDIVILKSSVYDNTHMRKTCGSSKNSSFLNSSVCLRENRVPRLRKSVLKVGNYGIEDKGHLEYYSKVAPVCGEKKGKKGWSGVSTKKRMKLLKGLVNDLSMFSELSFGSELDCDKERTVSEAAETLLAHLKQLREEEQMKDKEKMKNCKSLACESSSSSSESSDSECDEVIDMKYMKKPSIVQPIETKESTTISTLPEQPMNEQQFQNSEQCCNMILEMTLNKDTGIEVFRSDTTNTNQLKVESIEKKIEVCMGGKCKKSGSPALMEEFQRVIDDEVVVAGCKCLGKCKSAPNVRVLNGNVVDDSLRTPSNAVCIGVGLEDVETILANYFGEGGKDQLRVAVAGALS is encoded by the exons ATGGAGGTTTTAGACATCGTTATTCTAAAATCTTCAGTTTATGATAACACCCACATGAGAAAAACCTGTGGGAGTTCAAAAAACTCATCGTTTTTGAATTCTAGTGTTTGTTTGAGGGAGAATCGTGTACCCAGATTGAGGAAATCGGTGTTAAAAGTTGGAAATTATGGAATTGAAGATAAAGGGCATTTGGAGTATTATTCAAAAGTTGCCCCTGTTTGTGGGGAGAAAAAGGGTAAGAAAGGATGGAGTGGTGTTTCTACAAAGAAAAGGATGAAATTGTTGAAGGGTTTGGTTAATGATTTGTCTATGTTTTCTGAATTATCTTTTGGATCGGAATTGGATTGCGATAAAGAGAGGACTGTTTCT GAAGCAGCAGAAACACTGTTAGCTCATTTGAAGCAGCTGAGAGAAGAAGAACAAATGAAGGATAAAGAAAAGATGAAGAACTGTAAATCTTTAGCTTGTGAATCCTCTTCATCGTCCTCGGAATCTAGTGATAGTGAATGTGATGAGGTGATCGACATGAAATATATGAAAAAACCCTCTATTGTTCAACCAATTGAAACCAAAGAATCTACCACAATAAGCACATTGCCTGAACAGCCCATGAATGAACAACAATTTCAAAATTCAGAACAATGCTGTAATATGATACTTGAAATGACCTTAAACAAAGATACAGGAATTGAAGTTTTCAGATCAGACACCACGAATACGAACCAATTGAAGGTGGAAAGTATCGAGAAGAAGATTGAAGTTTGTATGGGCGGGAAGTGCAAAAAATCAGGCTCTCCTGCGTTGATGGAAGAATTTCAGAGAGTGATAGATGATGAGGTAGTAGTTGCAGGGTGTAAGTGCCTTGGAAAGTGTAAAAGTGCTCCTAATGTTCGGGTTTTGAATGGTAATGTTGTTGATGATTCTTTGAGGACTCCTAGTAATGCGGTCTGCATTGGTGTCGGTTTAGAAGACGTAGAGACGATCCTTGCAAATTACTTTGGTGAAGGTGGTAAAGATCAGTTGCGCGTTGCTGTTGCTGGTGCTCTCTCTTAA